The Pseudomonas baetica genome includes a region encoding these proteins:
- the cysS gene encoding cysteine--tRNA ligase yields the protein MLTIYNTLTKSKEVFKPLDGNKVRMYVCGMTVYDYCHLGHGRSMVAFDLVTRWLRFSGYDLTYVRNITDIDDKIINRANENGESFEALTERMIAAMHEDEARLNIKKPDMEPRATDHIPGMHAMIQTLIDKGYAYAPGNGDVYYRVGKFMGYGKLSRKKIEDLRIGARIEVDEAKEDPLDFVLWKGVKPGEPSWESPWGAGRPGWHIECSVMSTCCLGETFDIHGGGSDLEFPHHENEIAQSEAATGKTYANAWMHCGMIRINGEKMSKSLNNFFTIRDVLDKYHPEVVRYLLVSSHYRSAINYSEDNLKDAKGALERFYHALKGLPNVAPAGGEAFVERFTTVMNDDFGTPEACAVLFEMVREINRLRESDLNAAAGLAARLKELASVLGVLQLEADDFLQAGAEGRVDAAEVDALIAARLAARAGKDWAESDRIRDQLTAMGVVLEDGKGGTTWRLAD from the coding sequence GTGCTGACGATCTACAACACGCTCACCAAGAGCAAAGAAGTCTTCAAACCGCTGGATGGCAACAAGGTGCGTATGTACGTGTGCGGGATGACCGTGTACGACTACTGCCACCTCGGCCACGGCCGCAGCATGGTCGCGTTCGACCTGGTGACCCGCTGGTTGCGGTTCAGCGGTTACGACCTGACCTACGTGCGCAACATCACCGACATCGACGACAAGATCATCAACCGGGCCAACGAGAACGGCGAGTCGTTCGAAGCGTTGACCGAGCGCATGATCGCCGCGATGCACGAAGACGAAGCGCGCCTGAACATCAAGAAGCCGGACATGGAGCCGCGCGCCACGGATCACATTCCGGGCATGCACGCGATGATCCAGACCCTGATCGACAAGGGCTACGCCTACGCCCCGGGCAATGGCGACGTGTACTACCGCGTCGGCAAGTTCATGGGCTACGGCAAGCTGTCGCGCAAGAAGATCGAAGACCTGCGCATTGGTGCGCGGATCGAGGTCGACGAAGCGAAGGAAGATCCGCTGGACTTCGTGCTGTGGAAAGGCGTCAAGCCAGGCGAGCCGAGCTGGGAATCGCCGTGGGGCGCCGGGCGTCCGGGCTGGCACATCGAGTGCTCGGTGATGTCGACCTGCTGCCTGGGTGAGACGTTCGACATTCATGGCGGCGGCAGCGATCTGGAATTCCCGCACCACGAAAACGAAATCGCCCAGAGCGAAGCGGCCACCGGCAAGACCTACGCCAACGCGTGGATGCATTGCGGCATGATCCGCATCAATGGCGAGAAGATGTCCAAGTCCTTGAACAACTTCTTCACCATTCGCGACGTGCTCGACAAGTACCACCCGGAAGTCGTGCGTTACCTGCTGGTGTCGAGCCACTACCGCAGTGCGATCAACTACTCGGAAGACAACCTCAAGGACGCCAAAGGCGCACTCGAGCGTTTCTACCACGCGTTGAAAGGCCTGCCGAACGTGGCGCCGGCCGGCGGCGAAGCCTTCGTCGAGCGTTTCACCACGGTGATGAACGACGACTTCGGTACGCCGGAAGCCTGTGCGGTGCTGTTCGAGATGGTTCGCGAGATCAACCGTCTGCGTGAGAGCGATCTCAATGCAGCGGCCGGTCTGGCTGCACGTCTGAAAGAGCTGGCCAGCGTGCTGGGTGTGTTGCAATTGGAAGCCGATGACTTCTTGCAGGCGGGCGCTGAAGGGCGTGTCGATGCGGCTGAAGTGGATGCGCTGATTGCGGCGCGTCTGGCGGCACGGGCCGGTAAGGACTGGGCTGAGTCCGACCGTATTCGTGACCAGCTCACCGCGATGGGTGTTGTGTTGGAAGATGGCAAGGGCGGCACGACCTGGCGTCTGGCTGACTGA
- a CDS encoding ABC transporter ATP-binding protein, with the protein MSLTLEHVCRTVEGQTWIDDACLKFEPGSFNVLLGRTLSGKTSLMRLMAGLDKPDSGRILMNGVDVTQRPVRLRNVSMVYQQFINYPTMTVFENIASPLRQAGVSKEIIHSKVQETAKMLRIEKFLQRYPLELSGGQQQRTAMARALVKDAELILFDEPLVNLDYKLREELRQEMRELFKLRHTIAIYATTEPNEALALGGTTTILHEGRVIQSGPSTSVYHQPQTVLAAELFSEPPINLMPGRIAGNEVSFANFVHFPLNVDLRPVGEGEFRFGVRPSHISLVPSNDDDLELAVTVEVAEISGSETFLHVRNEHFLLVLHLPGVHEYDVDAPIRIYIPTHKLFVFDAQGRLVQAPGRRVARVA; encoded by the coding sequence ATGTCACTCACCCTGGAGCACGTCTGCCGTACCGTCGAAGGCCAGACCTGGATCGACGATGCGTGCCTGAAATTCGAACCCGGTTCCTTCAACGTTTTGCTCGGGCGCACCTTGTCCGGCAAGACCAGCCTGATGCGCCTGATGGCAGGTTTAGACAAGCCCGACAGCGGCCGCATCCTGATGAACGGCGTCGACGTCACCCAACGTCCGGTGCGGTTGCGCAACGTGTCGATGGTCTATCAGCAGTTCATCAACTACCCGACGATGACCGTGTTCGAGAACATCGCCTCGCCCCTGCGTCAGGCCGGTGTGTCGAAAGAGATCATCCACAGCAAAGTGCAGGAAACCGCGAAGATGCTGCGCATCGAGAAGTTTCTGCAGCGCTACCCGCTGGAACTTTCCGGGGGACAGCAGCAACGCACGGCCATGGCCCGGGCGCTGGTCAAGGATGCCGAACTGATCCTGTTCGACGAGCCGCTGGTCAACCTCGACTACAAACTGCGCGAAGAACTGCGTCAGGAAATGCGCGAGCTGTTCAAGCTGCGCCACACCATTGCGATTTACGCCACCACCGAGCCCAACGAAGCGTTGGCGCTGGGCGGCACCACGACCATTCTTCACGAAGGCCGGGTGATCCAGAGCGGCCCGTCGACCTCGGTTTACCACCAGCCGCAAACCGTGCTGGCCGCCGAGTTGTTTTCCGAACCGCCAATCAATCTGATGCCGGGGCGAATTGCCGGCAATGAAGTCAGTTTTGCCAACTTCGTCCACTTCCCGTTGAACGTTGACCTGCGCCCGGTGGGCGAGGGCGAGTTCCGCTTCGGCGTGCGCCCCAGCCATATCTCGCTGGTGCCGAGCAACGATGACGATCTGGAATTGGCGGTCACCGTCGAAGTCGCCGAGATCAGCGGTTCGGAAACCTTCCTGCACGTGCGCAACGAGCATTTTCTGCTGGTGCTGCACCTGCCTGGCGTTCACGAATACGACGTCGATGCGCCGATCCGCATCTATATCCCGACCCATAAACTGTTCGTTTTCGATGCGCAGGGCCGTCTGGTGCAAGCACCGGGCCGGCGCGTCGCGAGGGTTGCCTGA
- the lpxH gene encoding UDP-2,3-diacylglucosamine diphosphatase — translation MILLISDLHLEEERPDITRAFLDLLAGRARSASALYILGDFFEAWIGDDAMTPFQRSICQALRELSDSGTAIFLMHGNRDFLLGKAFCKQAGCTLLKDPSVVQFYGEPVLLMHGDSLCTRDVGYMKLRRYLRNPITLFILRNLPLSSRHKLARKLRSESKAQTRMKANDIVDVTPEEIPRIMQAFGVKTLIHGHTHRPAIHKLQLGEQAAKRIVLGDWDRQGWALQVDENGYALAPFDFAPPPALPAPAP, via the coding sequence GTGATATTGCTGATTTCAGACTTGCATCTGGAAGAGGAGCGCCCGGACATTACCCGGGCGTTTCTGGATTTGCTCGCCGGACGCGCCCGCTCGGCGAGTGCGTTGTACATTCTGGGCGACTTCTTCGAGGCGTGGATTGGCGACGATGCCATGACGCCCTTCCAGCGTTCCATCTGCCAGGCCCTGCGCGAATTGAGCGACAGCGGCACGGCCATTTTTCTGATGCACGGCAATCGCGACTTCCTGCTCGGCAAGGCCTTCTGCAAACAGGCCGGCTGCACGTTGTTGAAGGACCCGAGTGTCGTGCAGTTTTACGGCGAGCCGGTGCTGTTGATGCACGGCGACAGCCTGTGCACCCGCGACGTCGGCTATATGAAGCTGCGGCGTTATCTGCGTAATCCGATCACGCTGTTTATCCTGCGCAATCTGCCGCTCAGCAGCCGCCATAAACTGGCGCGCAAACTGCGCAGCGAGAGCAAGGCGCAGACGCGGATGAAGGCCAATGACATTGTCGATGTCACGCCGGAGGAGATTCCGCGGATCATGCAGGCGTTTGGCGTGAAAACCCTGATTCACGGGCACACCCATCGCCCGGCGATTCACAAGTTGCAGCTTGGTGAGCAAGCGGCGAAGCGGATTGTGCTGGGGGATTGGGATCGGCAGGGTTGGGCGTTGCAGGTGGATGAGAACGGCTATGCGTTAGCGCCGTTCGACTTCGCCCCGCCGCCAGCCCTGCCCGCCCCCGCTCCCTAA
- a CDS encoding glutamine--tRNA ligase/YqeY domain fusion protein translates to MSKPTVDPTSNAKSGPAVPVNFLRPIIQADLDSGKHTQIVTRFPPEPNGYLHIGHAKSICVNFGLAQEFGGVTHLRFDDTNPAKEDQEYIDAIESDVKWLGFEWSGEVRYASQYFDQLHDWAVELIKAGKAYVDDLTPEQAKEYRGSLTEPGKNSPFRDRSVEENLDWFARMRAGEFPDGARVLRAKIDMASPNMNLRDPIMYRIRQAHHHQTGDKWCIYPNYDFTHGQSDAIEGITHSICTLEFESHRPLYEWFLDALPVPAHPRQYEFSRLNLNYTITSKRKLKQLVDEKHVNGWDDPRMSTLSGFRRRGYTPASIRNFCDMIGTNRSDGVVDFGMLEFSIRQDLDANAPRAMCVLRPLKVVITNYPQDQVENLELPRHPQKEELGVRKLPFAREIYIDRDDFMEEPPKGYKRLEPNGEVRLRGSYVIRADEAIKDADGNIVELRCSYDPDTLGKNPEGRKVKGVVHWVPAAASVECEVRLYDRLFRSANPEKAEDSASFLDNINPDSLQVLTGCRAEPSLGNAQPEDRFQFEREGYFVADIKDSKPGQPVFNRTVTLRDSWGQ, encoded by the coding sequence ATGAGCAAGCCCACTGTCGACCCTACCTCGAATGCCAAGTCCGGCCCTGCCGTGCCGGTCAATTTCCTGCGGCCGATCATCCAGGCAGACCTGGACTCGGGCAAGCACACACAGATCGTCACCCGTTTCCCGCCTGAGCCCAACGGCTACCTGCACATCGGCCACGCCAAGTCGATCTGCGTGAACTTCGGCTTGGCCCAGGAGTTCGGCGGCGTCACGCACCTGCGTTTCGACGACACCAACCCGGCCAAGGAAGACCAGGAATACATCGACGCGATCGAAAGCGACGTCAAATGGCTGGGCTTCGAATGGTCCGGCGAAGTGCGCTACGCCTCGCAGTATTTTGACCAGTTGCACGACTGGGCCGTTGAGTTGATCAAGGCTGGCAAGGCCTACGTCGACGACCTGACCCCTGAGCAAGCCAAGGAATACCGTGGCAGCCTGACCGAGCCGGGCAAGAACAGCCCGTTCCGCGACCGTTCGGTTGAAGAGAACCTCGACTGGTTCGCCCGCATGCGCGCCGGTGAGTTCCCGGACGGCGCCCGCGTGCTGCGCGCGAAGATCGACATGGCCTCGCCGAACATGAACCTGCGCGACCCGATCATGTACCGCATCCGCCAGGCCCATCACCACCAGACCGGTGACAAGTGGTGCATCTACCCGAACTACGACTTCACCCACGGTCAGTCGGACGCCATCGAAGGCATCACCCACTCGATCTGCACCCTGGAATTCGAAAGCCATCGTCCGCTGTACGAGTGGTTCCTCGACGCCTTGCCAGTGCCGGCGCACCCGCGTCAGTACGAGTTCAGCCGTCTGAACCTCAACTACACCATCACCAGCAAGCGCAAGCTCAAGCAACTGGTCGATGAAAAGCACGTCAATGGCTGGGACGATCCGCGCATGTCCACGCTGTCGGGCTTCCGCCGCCGTGGCTACACACCGGCTTCGATCCGCAACTTCTGCGACATGATCGGCACCAACCGTTCCGATGGCGTAGTCGATTTCGGCATGCTCGAGTTCAGCATCCGTCAGGACCTGGACGCGAACGCCCCGCGCGCCATGTGCGTGCTGCGTCCGTTGAAAGTCGTGATCACTAACTACCCGCAAGACCAGGTCGAGAACCTCGAACTGCCGCGTCATCCGCAGAAAGAAGAACTTGGCGTGCGCAAGCTGCCGTTCGCCCGTGAAATCTACATCGACCGCGATGACTTCATGGAAGAACCGCCAAAGGGCTACAAGCGCCTGGAGCCGAACGGCGAAGTGCGCCTGCGCGGCAGCTACGTGATCCGTGCCGACGAAGCGATCAAGGACGCCGACGGCAACATCGTCGAACTGCGTTGCTCGTACGATCCGGACACCCTCGGTAAAAACCCGGAAGGCCGCAAGGTCAAAGGCGTGGTTCACTGGGTGCCGGCCGCTGCCAGCGTCGAGTGCGAAGTGCGTCTGTACGATCGCCTGTTCCGCTCGGCCAACCCTGAGAAGGCCGAAGACAGCGCCAGTTTCCTCGACAACATCAACCCTGACTCACTGCAAGTGCTGACCGGTTGTCGTGCTGAGCCATCGCTTGGCAATGCACAGCCGGAAGACCGTTTCCAGTTCGAGCGCGAAGGCTACTTCGTTGCGGATATCAAGGACTCGAAACCAGGTCAGCCGGTATTCAACCGTACCGTGACCCTGCGAGATTCGTGGGGCCAGTGA
- a CDS encoding peptidylprolyl isomerase, whose amino-acid sequence MTQVKLTTNHGDIVIELNADKAPITVANFIEYVNAGHYTNTVFHRVIGNFMIQGGGFEPGMKEKKDKRPSIQNEADNGLSNDKYTVAMARTMEPHSASAQFFINVADNTFLNHSGKNVQGWGYAVFGKVTAGTDVVDKIKGVSTTSKAGHQDVPADDVIIEKAEIIEA is encoded by the coding sequence ATGACTCAAGTTAAATTGACCACCAATCATGGCGACATCGTCATCGAACTGAACGCTGACAAGGCGCCGATCACCGTCGCCAACTTCATCGAGTACGTTAACGCCGGTCACTACACCAACACCGTTTTCCACCGCGTCATCGGTAACTTCATGATCCAGGGCGGCGGTTTCGAGCCAGGCATGAAAGAAAAGAAAGACAAGCGTCCAAGCATCCAGAACGAAGCTGACAACGGTCTTTCCAACGACAAATACACCGTTGCCATGGCGCGCACCATGGAGCCGCATTCGGCTTCTGCGCAGTTCTTCATCAACGTTGCCGACAACACCTTCCTCAACCACAGCGGCAAGAACGTTCAGGGCTGGGGCTACGCCGTGTTCGGTAAAGTGACTGCCGGCACCGACGTTGTCGACAAGATCAAAGGTGTTTCGACCACTTCCAAGGCCGGCCATCAGGACGTACCAGCAGACGACGTGATCATCGAGAAAGCCGAGATCATCGAAGCGTGA
- a CDS encoding IS256 family transposase, which produces MPTKKKPLRDLPKIPKELLEEFGEGLITAEAIEDASAAFKKALIERALSAELGHHLGYPPGAQRPEDETNQRNGKTGKTILTGDGPLRLEIPRDRDGSFAPILIPKHERRYTGFDDKIIAMYARGMTVREIRAFLSEQYGTDVSHDFISSVTHEVMEEIGAWQQRPLEPMYPVIFFDALRVKIREEGLVRNKAIYLALGVLPDGTRDILGIWIENTEGAKFWMKVFNDLKTRGVEDVLIAVTDGLKGMPEALSAVFPATTLQTCIVHLIRNSLDYAAWDKRRELAKALKPIYQAINAEAAEEALDAFENGPWGKQYPTVVAAWRRAWDRVIPFFVFPPAIRKVIYTTNAIESINAQLRKIIKTRGHFPTDDAATKLIWLGLRNITANWGSAAHDWKSAMNQFAILYGDRFIRPTW; this is translated from the coding sequence ATGCCAACCAAAAAGAAACCCCTGCGTGACCTACCAAAAATCCCCAAGGAGCTGCTCGAAGAGTTCGGTGAGGGGCTGATTACCGCAGAGGCTATTGAAGACGCTTCTGCGGCCTTCAAGAAGGCCTTGATTGAGCGAGCATTGAGTGCCGAGCTCGGTCACCACCTGGGGTATCCGCCGGGCGCGCAGCGCCCAGAGGATGAAACCAACCAGCGCAATGGCAAAACGGGCAAGACGATTTTGACGGGGGATGGCCCGCTGCGGCTGGAGATTCCCCGTGATCGGGATGGCAGTTTTGCCCCCATTCTGATCCCCAAGCATGAGCGGCGTTACACCGGTTTTGATGACAAGATCATCGCCATGTATGCCCGAGGCATGACCGTTCGAGAAATCCGCGCTTTCCTCTCTGAGCAATACGGGACGGACGTTTCCCATGACTTCATCAGCTCAGTCACGCACGAGGTGATGGAGGAAATTGGTGCGTGGCAACAGCGACCGCTTGAGCCGATGTACCCAGTCATTTTCTTCGATGCGCTGCGGGTCAAGATCCGAGAAGAAGGCCTTGTCCGCAACAAGGCGATTTACTTGGCGCTGGGTGTTTTACCCGATGGAACGCGCGATATTCTTGGTATCTGGATCGAAAACACCGAGGGTGCGAAGTTCTGGATGAAGGTCTTCAACGACCTCAAGACCCGCGGCGTAGAGGACGTGCTGATCGCCGTGACTGACGGTCTCAAAGGCATGCCAGAGGCGCTAAGCGCAGTATTTCCGGCAACAACGCTGCAAACATGCATCGTCCACTTGATCCGCAACAGCCTCGATTACGCGGCGTGGGACAAGCGCCGTGAGCTGGCCAAGGCGCTAAAACCGATCTATCAAGCCATCAACGCAGAAGCGGCTGAGGAAGCACTGGATGCCTTTGAAAATGGCCCTTGGGGTAAGCAATACCCAACGGTGGTGGCGGCCTGGAGACGAGCCTGGGATCGAGTGATTCCATTTTTTGTCTTCCCGCCTGCCATTCGAAAAGTGATCTATACGACCAACGCTATCGAAAGCATCAACGCTCAGCTACGCAAGATCATCAAGACCCGGGGCCACTTCCCGACGGATGACGCAGCGACCAAGCTGATCTGGCTTGGGCTGCGTAACATCACGGCAAACTGGGGCTCGGCGGCTCATGACTGGAAGAGTGCGATGAACCAATTTGCGATTCTGTACGGAGATCGATTTATCAGGCCGACCTGGTAA
- a CDS encoding sigma-54-dependent Fis family transcriptional regulator has translation MAAPAPPLSHDAIIQSSWQRCRAFGLDHQSAPAFDQLPAAGIAQLLDSQHSLVQTTHQEVLPYYENILSNSNCLIMLADHQGQVLTSWGTQRFIEPSLARGFQAGASWMERCSGTNAIGTALACEQAVHIEHDEHFLKANRFMTGSAAPIFDAERKVIAVLDVSSDSYLPPSHTLGMVKMMSQTVENRLILNLFHGQHFQLTFNTGLNNLDSQWAGLLIFDESGQVLSANRRADNLLGVRLSRVSVESLFKVSLLELINQPEGLPFALQTSGRNRFQCLLKRPKQASIQARVFTAEPKPAVSTGISLNTLHFGDSRVEKAVRQAERLLEKDIPLLIHGETGVGKEVFVKALHQASSRSKQAFIAVNCAAIPAELVESELFGYEKGAFTGANQKGSIGLIRKADKGTLLLDEIGDMPLPTQARLLRVLQERCVQPVGSSELFPVDLRIISATNRSLREQVQLGRFREDLYYRIGGLTLELPPLRERSDKEALFKRLWEQHREPTQWAGLSREVLELFDKHPWPGNLRQVSSVMQVALAMAEEQPVRPEHLPDDFFVDLEMEPVESVQPLGLDLNDVEALNRELKAAGGNISHLARRLGVSRNTLYKRLRQMGG, from the coding sequence ATGGCCGCACCTGCCCCGCCGCTGTCCCACGACGCGATCATCCAGAGTTCCTGGCAACGCTGCCGCGCGTTTGGTCTCGACCATCAAAGCGCCCCGGCCTTCGATCAACTGCCCGCCGCCGGCATTGCGCAATTGCTCGACAGTCAGCACTCGCTGGTGCAGACCACCCACCAGGAAGTGCTGCCGTATTACGAGAACATCCTCAGTAATTCCAACTGCCTGATCATGCTCGCCGACCATCAGGGCCAGGTGCTGACGTCGTGGGGCACGCAGCGTTTTATCGAACCCAGTCTGGCCCGGGGGTTTCAGGCGGGTGCAAGCTGGATGGAACGCTGCAGTGGCACCAATGCCATCGGCACCGCGCTGGCCTGTGAGCAGGCGGTACACATTGAACACGATGAGCATTTCCTCAAGGCCAACCGCTTCATGACCGGTTCCGCCGCGCCGATTTTCGATGCCGAGCGCAAGGTCATCGCCGTGCTCGACGTGTCCAGCGACAGCTATCTACCGCCCTCGCACACCTTGGGCATGGTCAAGATGATGAGCCAGACCGTGGAGAACCGGCTGATCCTCAACCTGTTTCATGGCCAGCACTTTCAACTGACCTTCAACACCGGGTTGAACAACCTCGACAGCCAATGGGCCGGGTTGCTGATTTTCGATGAGAGTGGCCAGGTGCTGTCGGCCAATCGCCGCGCAGACAATCTGTTGGGCGTGCGCTTGTCGCGGGTCAGCGTTGAGAGCCTGTTCAAGGTGTCGTTGCTGGAGTTGATCAATCAGCCTGAAGGTTTGCCGTTCGCCTTGCAGACCTCCGGGCGTAACCGTTTTCAGTGTTTGCTGAAGCGGCCGAAACAGGCGTCGATTCAGGCGCGAGTGTTTACTGCTGAGCCTAAACCCGCCGTTTCAACAGGGATCAGTCTGAACACCCTGCACTTTGGCGACAGCCGTGTGGAAAAAGCGGTGCGCCAGGCTGAGCGCCTGTTGGAAAAAGACATTCCGCTGCTGATCCATGGTGAAACCGGGGTCGGCAAGGAAGTCTTCGTCAAAGCCCTGCATCAGGCCAGTTCGCGCAGCAAACAAGCGTTCATTGCCGTCAACTGTGCGGCGATCCCCGCCGAATTGGTGGAATCCGAGCTGTTCGGCTACGAGAAAGGCGCGTTTACCGGTGCTAACCAGAAAGGCAGCATCGGCCTGATTCGCAAAGCCGACAAAGGCACGCTGTTGCTCGATGAAATCGGTGACATGCCGCTGCCGACCCAAGCGCGGCTGTTGCGGGTTTTGCAGGAGCGTTGTGTGCAGCCGGTGGGCAGCAGTGAGCTGTTCCCGGTGGATCTGCGGATCATCTCGGCGACCAACCGCTCGCTACGGGAGCAGGTGCAATTGGGGCGGTTTCGCGAGGATTTGTATTACCGCATCGGTGGCTTGACCCTGGAGTTGCCGCCCTTGAGAGAGCGCAGTGACAAAGAGGCGCTGTTCAAACGGCTGTGGGAGCAGCATCGTGAACCGACGCAGTGGGCGGGGTTGAGTCGCGAAGTGTTGGAACTGTTCGATAAGCATCCATGGCCGGGGAATTTGCGTCAGGTCAGCAGCGTGATGCAGGTGGCGCTGGCGATGGCTGAGGAGCAACCGGTGCGGCCGGAGCATTTGCCGGATGATTTTTTTGTCGATCTGGAGATGGAGCCGGTGGAGAGCGTGCAGCCGCTGGGGCTGGATCTGAATGATGTTGAAGCCTTGAACCGGGAGTTGAAGGCGGCCGGGGGGAATATTTCGCACTTGGCGCGGCGGTTGGGGGTTAGTCGCAATACGCTTTATAAGCGGTTGCGGCAGATGGGCGGTTAA
- a CDS encoding DHA2 family efflux MFS transporter permease subunit codes for MSNNASFTPPSLLLSTIGLSLATFMQVLDTTIANVALPTISGNLGVSSEQGTWVITSFAVSNAIALPLTGWLSRRFGEVKLFLWATILFVLASFLCGISTSMPELIGFRVLQGLVAGPLYPMTQTLLIAVYPPAKRGMALALLAMVTVVAPIAGPILGGWITDSYSWPWIFFINVPIGIFAVMVLRSQLAKRPVETSRQPMDYVGLITLIIGVGALQVILDKGNDLDWFESNFIIIGAAISGIALAVFVIWEMTDQHPVVNLRLFAHRNFRIGTLVLVLGYAGFFGINLILPQWLQTQMGYTATWAGLAVAPIGILPVLLSPFVGKYANKFDLRLLAGLAFLAIGLSCFMRAGFTNEVDFQHIALVQLFMGIGVALFFMPTLSILMSDLPPSQIADGAGLATFLRTLGGSFAASLTTWIWIRRADQHHAYMSESISTYEPATRETLNQLGGASHSAYAQMDQILTSQAYMLSTVDYFTLLGWGFMGLILIVWLAKPPFAAKAGPAASGH; via the coding sequence ATGAGCAATAACGCCTCTTTCACGCCGCCCAGCCTGTTGCTCAGCACTATCGGCCTGTCGCTGGCGACGTTCATGCAAGTGCTCGACACCACCATCGCCAACGTGGCGTTGCCGACGATTTCCGGCAACCTTGGGGTGAGTTCGGAGCAGGGCACCTGGGTGATCACCTCGTTTGCCGTGAGCAACGCGATTGCGCTGCCGTTGACTGGTTGGTTGAGCCGGCGCTTCGGTGAGGTGAAGCTGTTTCTCTGGGCCACGATTTTGTTTGTGCTGGCCTCGTTTCTCTGCGGTATCTCGACCTCGATGCCCGAGCTGATCGGCTTTCGCGTGCTGCAAGGCCTGGTGGCCGGGCCGCTGTACCCGATGACGCAAACCCTGTTGATCGCCGTGTATCCCCCCGCGAAACGGGGGATGGCTTTGGCGTTGCTGGCCATGGTCACGGTGGTTGCGCCGATTGCAGGCCCCATTCTCGGAGGCTGGATCACTGACAGTTACAGTTGGCCGTGGATCTTCTTCATCAACGTGCCGATTGGCATCTTTGCGGTGATGGTGTTGCGTTCACAACTGGCCAAACGTCCGGTGGAAACCAGCCGTCAGCCGATGGACTACGTCGGTCTGATCACGCTGATCATTGGCGTCGGCGCGTTGCAGGTGATCCTCGACAAGGGCAATGATCTGGACTGGTTCGAATCGAACTTCATCATCATTGGCGCAGCGATTTCGGGGATCGCGCTGGCGGTGTTCGTGATCTGGGAAATGACCGATCAGCACCCGGTGGTAAATCTGCGTTTGTTCGCCCACCGCAATTTCCGTATCGGCACACTGGTGCTGGTGTTGGGTTATGCCGGGTTCTTCGGCATCAACCTGATCCTGCCGCAGTGGCTGCAAACGCAAATGGGCTACACCGCAACCTGGGCGGGTCTGGCCGTGGCGCCAATCGGCATTCTGCCGGTGCTGCTGTCACCGTTTGTCGGCAAGTACGCGAACAAGTTCGATCTACGTTTGTTGGCGGGGCTGGCATTTCTGGCGATTGGCCTGAGCTGCTTCATGCGCGCCGGGTTCACCAACGAAGTGGACTTCCAGCACATCGCCCTGGTGCAGCTGTTCATGGGCATTGGCGTGGCGCTGTTCTTCATGCCGACCTTGAGCATTCTGATGTCGGACTTGCCGCCGAGCCAGATTGCCGACGGCGCGGGCCTGGCGACTTTCCTGCGGACATTGGGCGGCAGCTTCGCGGCGTCGCTGACCACGTGGATCTGGATCCGCCGGGCAGACCAGCATCATGCGTACATGAGCGAGAGCATCAGCACCTATGAGCCGGCCACCCGTGAGACGTTGAATCAACTGGGCGGGGCGAGTCACTCGGCTTATGCGCAGATGGATCAGATCCTGACGAGTCAGGCGTACATGCTCTCCACCGTGGATTACTTCACGTTGCTGGGGTGGGGGTTTATGGGGTTGATTCTGATTGTGTGGCTGGCGAAGCCGCCGTTTGCTGCCAAGGCCGGGCCGGCGGCCAGCGGTCACTGA